A single Drosophila miranda strain MSH22 chromosome XR, D.miranda_PacBio2.1, whole genome shotgun sequence DNA region contains:
- the LOC108152365 gene encoding failed axon connections isoform X1 — MATEVAQIPAEETPAVAAPTEKPASEQAEKPAASEPAAAAPAVAAPAENENAQGNKEDGKAASKENADGAADGEAKKDGEAAAAAAPAKSEAPPAQKFNVHKTNFEKDIIYLYQFSRTPLLPSLSPYCLKVETWLRLVGLKYENVDHKMRFRSKKGQLPFIELNGEEIADSAIIIKELSSKYEKNLDSGLTAEQRNVSYATIAMLENHLIWIIFYWRAKYPDSVLKGYKVNLQHALGLRLPNSILNFFFKITFGRKWFQGTKKLKAHGIGVHSAEEIEEFGKDDLKVLSEMLDCKPFFFGDEPTTLDVVAFAVLSQLHYLSKDIAYPLRDYMTEKCPNLIGHVSRMKDKCFPDWDEICTKLDLNAHIPKPEPETKEGKEGGEQEKSNEQEGPEGDKIEKELEKDKSNEKESTEENKEKEETK, encoded by the exons ATGGCCACCGAAGTAGCCCAAATACCCGCTGAGGAAACGCCTGCCGTTGCGGCGCCCACAGAGAAGCCAGCCTCCGAACAGGCGGAAAAACCTGCTGCCAGCGAGCCTGCTGCTGCCGCGCCCGCCGTCGCTGCTCCGGCTGAAAACGAAAACGCCCAAGGAAACAAAGAGGACGGCAAGGCGGCGTCCAAGGAAAACGCTGATGGTGCCGCAGACGGGGAGGCCAAGAAGGACGGAGAGGCAGCGGCTGCCGCAGCGCCGGCCAAATCGGAGGCCCCTCCCGCACAAAAGTTCAATGTGCACAAGACCAACTTCGAGAAGGACATCATCTATCTGTACCAGTTCTCCAGGACTCCATTGCTGCCGTCGCTGTCGCCCTACTGCTTGAAAGTTGAGACCTGGCTTCGTCTGGTCGGTCTCAAGTACGAG AATGTCGATCATAAGATGCGTTTCCGCTCGAAGAAGGGTCAGTTGCCTTTCATCGAGCTGAATGGAGAGGAAATCGCTGATTCGGCCATTATCATCAAGGAACTGTCGTCCAAATACGAGAAGAATCTGGATTCCGGCCTAACCGCCGAGCAGCGCAACGTGTCGTATGCCACCATCGCCATGCTGGAGAACCATCTCATCTGGATCATCTTCTACTGGCGCGCCAAGTACCCGGACAGTGTGCTCAAGGGCTACAAGGTCAATCTGCAGCACGCCCTCGGATTGCGTCTGCCCAACTCCATCTTGAACTTCTTCTTCAAGATAACCTTTGGTCGCAAG TGGTTCCAGGGCACGAAAAAGTTGAAGGCGCATGGCATCGGCGTCCACAGCGCCGAGGAGATCGAGGAGTTCGGCAAGGACGACCTAAAGGTCCTCAGCGAGATGCTCGACTGTAAGCCGTTCTTCTTCGGCGACGAGCCAACCACCCTCGATGTGGTGGCCTTTGCGGTGCTCTCGCAGCTCCACTATCTGTCCAAGGATATCGCGTACCCGCTGCGCGACTACATGACCGAGAAGTGCCCCAACTTGATTGGACACGTGTCGCGCATGAAGGACAAGTGCTTCCCCGACTGGGATGAGATCTGCACGAAGCTGGACCTCAATGCGCACATTCCCAAGCCAGA ACCCGAGACCAAGGAGGGCAAGGAAGGTGGCGAGCAGGAGAAATCAAATGAGCAGGAGGGCCCCGAGGGCGATAAGATCGAGAAGGAGTTGGAGAAGGACAAG TCGAATGAGAAGGAGTCGACCGAGGAGAACAAAGAGAAGGAGGAAACAAAGTAA
- the LOC108152365 gene encoding failed axon connections isoform X2, with translation MATEVAQIPAEETPAVAAPTEKPASEQAEKPAASEPAAAAPAVAAPAENENAQGNKEDGKAASKENADGAADGEAKKDGEAAAAAAPAKSEAPPAQKFNVHKTNFEKDIIYLYQFSRTPLLPSLSPYCLKVETWLRLVGLKYENVDHKMRFRSKKGQLPFIELNGEEIADSAIIIKELSSKYEKNLDSGLTAEQRNVSYATIAMLENHLIWIIFYWRAKYPDSVLKGYKVNLQHALGLRLPNSILNFFFKITFGRKGTKKLKAHGIGVHSAEEIEEFGKDDLKVLSEMLDCKPFFFGDEPTTLDVVAFAVLSQLHYLSKDIAYPLRDYMTEKCPNLIGHVSRMKDKCFPDWDEICTKLDLNAHIPKPEPETKEGKEGGEQEKSNEQEGPEGDKIEKELEKDKSNEKESTEENKEKEETK, from the exons ATGGCCACCGAAGTAGCCCAAATACCCGCTGAGGAAACGCCTGCCGTTGCGGCGCCCACAGAGAAGCCAGCCTCCGAACAGGCGGAAAAACCTGCTGCCAGCGAGCCTGCTGCTGCCGCGCCCGCCGTCGCTGCTCCGGCTGAAAACGAAAACGCCCAAGGAAACAAAGAGGACGGCAAGGCGGCGTCCAAGGAAAACGCTGATGGTGCCGCAGACGGGGAGGCCAAGAAGGACGGAGAGGCAGCGGCTGCCGCAGCGCCGGCCAAATCGGAGGCCCCTCCCGCACAAAAGTTCAATGTGCACAAGACCAACTTCGAGAAGGACATCATCTATCTGTACCAGTTCTCCAGGACTCCATTGCTGCCGTCGCTGTCGCCCTACTGCTTGAAAGTTGAGACCTGGCTTCGTCTGGTCGGTCTCAAGTACGAG AATGTCGATCATAAGATGCGTTTCCGCTCGAAGAAGGGTCAGTTGCCTTTCATCGAGCTGAATGGAGAGGAAATCGCTGATTCGGCCATTATCATCAAGGAACTGTCGTCCAAATACGAGAAGAATCTGGATTCCGGCCTAACCGCCGAGCAGCGCAACGTGTCGTATGCCACCATCGCCATGCTGGAGAACCATCTCATCTGGATCATCTTCTACTGGCGCGCCAAGTACCCGGACAGTGTGCTCAAGGGCTACAAGGTCAATCTGCAGCACGCCCTCGGATTGCGTCTGCCCAACTCCATCTTGAACTTCTTCTTCAAGATAACCTTTGGTCGCAAG GGCACGAAAAAGTTGAAGGCGCATGGCATCGGCGTCCACAGCGCCGAGGAGATCGAGGAGTTCGGCAAGGACGACCTAAAGGTCCTCAGCGAGATGCTCGACTGTAAGCCGTTCTTCTTCGGCGACGAGCCAACCACCCTCGATGTGGTGGCCTTTGCGGTGCTCTCGCAGCTCCACTATCTGTCCAAGGATATCGCGTACCCGCTGCGCGACTACATGACCGAGAAGTGCCCCAACTTGATTGGACACGTGTCGCGCATGAAGGACAAGTGCTTCCCCGACTGGGATGAGATCTGCACGAAGCTGGACCTCAATGCGCACATTCCCAAGCCAGA ACCCGAGACCAAGGAGGGCAAGGAAGGTGGCGAGCAGGAGAAATCAAATGAGCAGGAGGGCCCCGAGGGCGATAAGATCGAGAAGGAGTTGGAGAAGGACAAG TCGAATGAGAAGGAGTCGACCGAGGAGAACAAAGAGAAGGAGGAAACAAAGTAA
- the LOC108151271 gene encoding uncharacterized protein LOC108151271 isoform X2 has translation MANGIYYPEFITEAIKNKSLADIFSVYPAIFKEQSKKLKKMKQIYLPSDEEWQDKMYYMLLEIQRQVNESPEESTLSLQDIHKKEKPLFDPLRITKILTPGVSPNGRRSRVLKHCHATTVKVRLKTGARWTLPTIGNAAKLLRKPPILVHFRNEHEMRLAYSLIYDVFRYKVVLSNALNDVCFFEQHSQYLEDEQRIWLMLFELHDRQFKGRNSEEQELQASLYKEAEVTDLAGVLWQHRIRLAASFSRMRIKVGALRLSQLLPIHLQNEKVAIAAANPVVTGWINPFLVRTKVEADRILTEMGFTVHGPDDEQPLLEQHCKWDNICPLVISCIPKDRSEFTKSDLMTKHYFIMQDKNFTFGPAIMSKMMDYFELDGDILQTHIGSPRSTAYLAALFYSINRVNNFYVYGAGTNLKDYRRYMESIGVNNIRLFGDAFTSFPMESNRFRTVVGIFATPPNSFSAISDPIDLICSRGGDLSMLEVLTESEVSDEGRTRVALILEEQLLTLTMSMSRPQVQFVLYQTHSIVSTENEDMVEHVIELINKLALEKHRNAYKEVKRLEALAELEAANIPAAAMSKDSPRKKDKLSAEDKRKSQPELPAPSSAPPLPRVDSIDLIVTPDIDEFVQDTVPDICIHQDNCIRQQTTGSFLSLVRRKNLTHLNEKYLIRRAEQRGLFGNPKSDKDKSKPKAVKLQEVAEPPQQDMGYDQRGSASHSSAQQVLQRLQRSTSASAIRSHLTKVSSTHRQPIAFNFRRRECKRYYVLPVYMHSTKQSIRLWWQYAYKCVTPSANTAIAASNVWHPNLKFRLHCSRQLRIRKLRRGPWTKRQPLHLHINDIQLLCQVRRRSK, from the exons ATGGCAAACGGAATTTATTACCCAGAATTTATTACCGAAGCCatcaaaaataaaag CCTCGCGGACATCTTCTCCGTGTATCCGGCCATCTTCAAGGAGCAGAgcaaaaaactgaaaaaaatGAAGCAGATCTATCTGCCCAGCGACGAGGAGTGGCAGGACAAAATGTACTACATGCTGCTGGAGATCCAGCGGCAGGTCAACGAGTCGCCGGAAGAGTCCACCCTCTCCCTGCAGGACATCCACAAGAAGGAGAAGCCCCTGTTCGATCCGCTGCGCATCACCAAGATCCTCACGCCCGGCGTCAGTCCCAATGGGCGACGCAGTCGCGTTCTGAAACACTGTCACGCCACCACCGTGAAGGTCCGCCTGAAGACAGGCGCCCGCTGGACTCTGCCCACCATCGGGAATGCCGCGAAACTGCTCCGCAAGCCCCCCATTCTCGTGCATTTTCGGAATGAGCACGAGATGCGATTGGCCTACTCTTTGATCTACGATGTCTTTCGAT ATAAGGTTGTCCTCTCTAATGCCTTGAACGATGTCTGTTTCTTTGAGCAGCACAGTCAG TACCTCGAGGACGAGCAGCGTATATGGTTAATGCTCTTCGAGCTCCACGATCGCCAGTTCAAGGGCCGCAATTCCGAAGAGCAAGAGCTTCAGGCGAGCCTCTACAAGGAGGCAGAGGTCACAG ATCTGGCGGGCGTGCTCTGGCAGCATCGTATACGACTGGCCGCCTCATTTTCCCGCATGAGAATAAAGGTGGGCGCCCTCCGCCTCTCGCAGCTACTCCCGATTCATCTGCAGAACGAAAAGGTGGCCATAGCAGCAGCCAATCCAGTGGTCACCGGCTGGATCAATCCCTTTCTGGTGCG CACCAAAGTGGAGGCGGATAGGATCCTTACGGAAATGGGCTTCACTGTCCATGGGCCGGACGATGAGCAGCCGCTGCTGGAGCAGCACTGCAAGTGGGACAACATCTGTCCGCTGGTCATCTCCTGCATACCCAAGGACCGCAGCGAGTTCACAAAGTCGGATCTGATGACCAAACATTACTTCATCATGCAG GACAAAAACTTCACCTTTGGCCCTGCCATTATGTCCAAAATGATGGATTATTTCGAGCTGGATGGCGACATCCTGCAGACGCATATTGGGTCGCCACGCTCCACCGCCTACTTGGCGGCCCTCTTCTACTCCATTAACCGCGTGAATAACTTCTACGTGTACGGAGCGGGGACCAATCTGAAGGACTATCGACGCTACATGGAGTCCATTGGCGTGAACAATATACGACTCTTTGGCGACGCCTTCACCTCCTTTCCGATGGAGTCCAATCGATTCCGCACTGTCGTGGGCATCTTCGCCACGCCCCCGAACTCTTTTAGTGCCATCTCGGATCCCATAGATCTGATCTGTTCGCGGGGCGGAGATCTCAGCATGCTGGAGGTCCTCACCGAGTCGGAGGTCAGCGACGAGGGGCGCACGCGAGTGGCCCTGATCCTGGAGGAGCAGCTGCTAACCCTCACCATGTCCATGTCGCGGCCGCAGGTGCAGTTCGTCCTCTACCAGACGCACTCCATTGTGAGCACCGAGAACGAGGACATGGTGGAGCACGTCATCGAGCTGATCAACAAGCTGGCCCTCGAGAAGCATCGCAATGCCTACAAAGAGGTGAAGCGGCTGGAGGCCCTGGCCGAGCTGGAGGCCGCCAACATCCCGGCGGCTGCCATGAGCAAGGATTCGCCCCGCAAAAAGGACAAACTGTCGGCCGAGGACAAGCGCAAGTCGCAGCCAGAACTGCCAGCCCCATCCTCTGCGCCGCCCCTGCCCCGTGTGGACAGCATCGATCTGATTGTCACCCCGGACATCGACGAGTTTGTCCAGGATACGGTGCCGGACATCTGCATCCATCAGGACAACTGCATCCGGCAGCAGACGACAGGCAGCTTCCTTTCCCTGGTGCGCCGCAAGAATCTCACGCATCTCAATGAGAAGTACCTCATCCGACGGGCCGAGCAGCGCGGCCTCTTCGGCAATCCCAAGAGCGACAAGGACAAGTCCAAGCCGAAGGCTGTGAAGCTGCAGGAGGTGGCCGAGCCTCCACAGCAGGACATGGGCTATGATCAGAGAGGATCTGCGTCGCACTCAAGTGCCCAACAGGTG CTCCAGCGTCTGCAGCGCTCGACCAGTGCCAGCGCCATTCGGTCGCACCTGACAAAGGTGTCGTCGACGCACCGCCAGCCCATAGCATTCAACTTCAGGCGACGCGAGTGTAAGCGTTACTACGTTTTGCCCGTCTATATG CACAGTACCAAGCAAAGCATACGGTTATGGTGGCAATACGCCTATAAATGCGTCACACCCAGCGCCAACACGGCCATCGCCGCCTCGAATGTGTGGCACCCGAATCTGAAATTCAGGCTGCACTGCAGCCGGCAGCTGCGCATCCGGAAATTGCGACGCGGCCCGTGGACCAAGAGGCAGCCGCTCCATCTGCATATCAATGACATCCAGCTGCTGTGCCAGGTGCGCAGGCGCAGTAAATAA
- the LOC108151271 gene encoding uncharacterized protein LOC108151271 isoform X3, which yields MTNQLFFLSLADIFSVYPAIFKEQSKKLKKMKQIYLPSDEEWQDKMYYMLLEIQRQVNESPEESTLSLQDIHKKEKPLFDPLRITKILTPGVSPNGRRSRVLKHCHATTVKVRLKTGARWTLPTIGNAAKLLRKPPILVHFRNEHEMRLAYSLIYDVFRYKVVLSNALNDVCFFEQHSQYLEDEQRIWLMLFELHDRQFKGRNSEEQELQASLYKEAEVTDLAGVLWQHRIRLAASFSRMRIKVGALRLSQLLPIHLQNEKVAIAAANPVVTGWINPFLVRTKVEADRILTEMGFTVHGPDDEQPLLEQHCKWDNICPLVISCIPKDRSEFTKSDLMTKHYFIMQDKNFTFGPAIMSKMMDYFELDGDILQTHIGSPRSTAYLAALFYSINRVNNFYVYGAGTNLKDYRRYMESIGVNNIRLFGDAFTSFPMESNRFRTVVGIFATPPNSFSAISDPIDLICSRGGDLSMLEVLTESEVSDEGRTRVALILEEQLLTLTMSMSRPQVQFVLYQTHSIVSTENEDMVEHVIELINKLALEKHRNAYKEVKRLEALAELEAANIPAAAMSKDSPRKKDKLSAEDKRKSQPELPAPSSAPPLPRVDSIDLIVTPDIDEFVQDTVPDICIHQDNCIRQQTTGSFLSLVRRKNLTHLNEKYLIRRAEQRGLFGNPKSDKDKSKPKAVKLQEVAEPPQQDMGYDQRGSASHSSAQQVLQRLQRSTSASAIRSHLTKVSSTHRQPIAFNFRRRECKRYYVLPVYMHSTKQSIRLWWQYAYKCVTPSANTAIAASNVWHPNLKFRLHCSRQLRIRKLRRGPWTKRQPLHLHINDIQLLCQVRRRSK from the exons ATGACCAATCAGCTGTTCTTTCTCAGCCTCGCGGACATCTTCTCCGTGTATCCGGCCATCTTCAAGGAGCAGAgcaaaaaactgaaaaaaatGAAGCAGATCTATCTGCCCAGCGACGAGGAGTGGCAGGACAAAATGTACTACATGCTGCTGGAGATCCAGCGGCAGGTCAACGAGTCGCCGGAAGAGTCCACCCTCTCCCTGCAGGACATCCACAAGAAGGAGAAGCCCCTGTTCGATCCGCTGCGCATCACCAAGATCCTCACGCCCGGCGTCAGTCCCAATGGGCGACGCAGTCGCGTTCTGAAACACTGTCACGCCACCACCGTGAAGGTCCGCCTGAAGACAGGCGCCCGCTGGACTCTGCCCACCATCGGGAATGCCGCGAAACTGCTCCGCAAGCCCCCCATTCTCGTGCATTTTCGGAATGAGCACGAGATGCGATTGGCCTACTCTTTGATCTACGATGTCTTTCGAT ATAAGGTTGTCCTCTCTAATGCCTTGAACGATGTCTGTTTCTTTGAGCAGCACAGTCAG TACCTCGAGGACGAGCAGCGTATATGGTTAATGCTCTTCGAGCTCCACGATCGCCAGTTCAAGGGCCGCAATTCCGAAGAGCAAGAGCTTCAGGCGAGCCTCTACAAGGAGGCAGAGGTCACAG ATCTGGCGGGCGTGCTCTGGCAGCATCGTATACGACTGGCCGCCTCATTTTCCCGCATGAGAATAAAGGTGGGCGCCCTCCGCCTCTCGCAGCTACTCCCGATTCATCTGCAGAACGAAAAGGTGGCCATAGCAGCAGCCAATCCAGTGGTCACCGGCTGGATCAATCCCTTTCTGGTGCG CACCAAAGTGGAGGCGGATAGGATCCTTACGGAAATGGGCTTCACTGTCCATGGGCCGGACGATGAGCAGCCGCTGCTGGAGCAGCACTGCAAGTGGGACAACATCTGTCCGCTGGTCATCTCCTGCATACCCAAGGACCGCAGCGAGTTCACAAAGTCGGATCTGATGACCAAACATTACTTCATCATGCAG GACAAAAACTTCACCTTTGGCCCTGCCATTATGTCCAAAATGATGGATTATTTCGAGCTGGATGGCGACATCCTGCAGACGCATATTGGGTCGCCACGCTCCACCGCCTACTTGGCGGCCCTCTTCTACTCCATTAACCGCGTGAATAACTTCTACGTGTACGGAGCGGGGACCAATCTGAAGGACTATCGACGCTACATGGAGTCCATTGGCGTGAACAATATACGACTCTTTGGCGACGCCTTCACCTCCTTTCCGATGGAGTCCAATCGATTCCGCACTGTCGTGGGCATCTTCGCCACGCCCCCGAACTCTTTTAGTGCCATCTCGGATCCCATAGATCTGATCTGTTCGCGGGGCGGAGATCTCAGCATGCTGGAGGTCCTCACCGAGTCGGAGGTCAGCGACGAGGGGCGCACGCGAGTGGCCCTGATCCTGGAGGAGCAGCTGCTAACCCTCACCATGTCCATGTCGCGGCCGCAGGTGCAGTTCGTCCTCTACCAGACGCACTCCATTGTGAGCACCGAGAACGAGGACATGGTGGAGCACGTCATCGAGCTGATCAACAAGCTGGCCCTCGAGAAGCATCGCAATGCCTACAAAGAGGTGAAGCGGCTGGAGGCCCTGGCCGAGCTGGAGGCCGCCAACATCCCGGCGGCTGCCATGAGCAAGGATTCGCCCCGCAAAAAGGACAAACTGTCGGCCGAGGACAAGCGCAAGTCGCAGCCAGAACTGCCAGCCCCATCCTCTGCGCCGCCCCTGCCCCGTGTGGACAGCATCGATCTGATTGTCACCCCGGACATCGACGAGTTTGTCCAGGATACGGTGCCGGACATCTGCATCCATCAGGACAACTGCATCCGGCAGCAGACGACAGGCAGCTTCCTTTCCCTGGTGCGCCGCAAGAATCTCACGCATCTCAATGAGAAGTACCTCATCCGACGGGCCGAGCAGCGCGGCCTCTTCGGCAATCCCAAGAGCGACAAGGACAAGTCCAAGCCGAAGGCTGTGAAGCTGCAGGAGGTGGCCGAGCCTCCACAGCAGGACATGGGCTATGATCAGAGAGGATCTGCGTCGCACTCAAGTGCCCAACAGGTG CTCCAGCGTCTGCAGCGCTCGACCAGTGCCAGCGCCATTCGGTCGCACCTGACAAAGGTGTCGTCGACGCACCGCCAGCCCATAGCATTCAACTTCAGGCGACGCGAGTGTAAGCGTTACTACGTTTTGCCCGTCTATATG CACAGTACCAAGCAAAGCATACGGTTATGGTGGCAATACGCCTATAAATGCGTCACACCCAGCGCCAACACGGCCATCGCCGCCTCGAATGTGTGGCACCCGAATCTGAAATTCAGGCTGCACTGCAGCCGGCAGCTGCGCATCCGGAAATTGCGACGCGGCCCGTGGACCAAGAGGCAGCCGCTCCATCTGCATATCAATGACATCCAGCTGCTGTGCCAGGTGCGCAGGCGCAGTAAATAA
- the LOC108151271 gene encoding uncharacterized protein LOC108151271 isoform X1 produces MTNQLFFLSLADIFSVYPAIFKEQSKKLKKMKQIYLPSDEEWQDKMYYMLLEIQRQVNESPEESTLSLQDIHKKEKPLFDPLRITKILTPGVSPNGRRSRVLKHCHATTVKVRLKTGARWTLPTIGNAAKLLRKPPILVHFRNEHEMRLAYSLIYDVFRYKVVLSNALNDVCFFEQHSQYLEDEQRIWLMLFELHDRQFKGRNSEEQELQASLYKEAEVTDLAGVLWQHRIRLAASFSRMRIKVGALRLSQLLPIHLQNEKVAIAAANPVVTGWINPFLVRTKVEADRILTEMGFTVHGPDDEQPLLEQHCKWDNICPLVISCIPKDRSEFTKSDLMTKHYFIMQDKNFTFGPAIMSKMMDYFELDGDILQTHIGSPRSTAYLAALFYSINRVNNFYVYGAGTNLKDYRRYMESIGVNNIRLFGDAFTSFPMESNRFRTVVGIFATPPNSFSAISDPIDLICSRGGDLSMLEVLTESEVSDEGRTRVALILEEQLLTLTMSMSRPQVQFVLYQTHSIVSTENEDMVEHVIELINKLALEKHRNAYKEVKRLEALAELEAANIPAAAMSKDSPRKKDKLSAEDKRKSQPELPAPSSAPPLPRVDSIDLIVTPDIDEFVQDTVPDICIHQDNCIRQQTTGSFLSLVRRKNLTHLNEKYLIRRAEQRGLFGNPKSDKDKSKPKAVKLQEVAEPPQQDMGYDQRGSASHSSAQQVFKMVSLEKLKQLRLIHLCIALTFFTSGVCINLIQLLMHLVIKPFNKRLFRKLMYYACYSLYSQLVFVADWYAGSKMSVYMDGDDYKKYAGKEHVLLIMNHKYEIDWLNGWMICDKLNVLGNCKAYAKKPIRYVPIIGWGWWLAEFVFLNRNFDQDKTIITEQLKVVFSYPDPTWLLLNAEGTRFTPAKHEASVKFAQERGMAVLKHHLIPRTKGFTASLAPIRGLCPVIYDINLAYRPTDTTPSTMLSLLNGKSVEPHMLMRRIPLEQVPEDEKEAAKWLQDLFVEKDRIIDSFLETGSFFKTSGVKEVPVYVKKPRLSSLLNFFAWAIFSMSLIFSYLINSLLAANWTAFITSLSILGLFYWLMGQAIKKTQISKASNYGSAAAAKASTK; encoded by the exons ATGACCAATCAGCTGTTCTTTCTCAGCCTCGCGGACATCTTCTCCGTGTATCCGGCCATCTTCAAGGAGCAGAgcaaaaaactgaaaaaaatGAAGCAGATCTATCTGCCCAGCGACGAGGAGTGGCAGGACAAAATGTACTACATGCTGCTGGAGATCCAGCGGCAGGTCAACGAGTCGCCGGAAGAGTCCACCCTCTCCCTGCAGGACATCCACAAGAAGGAGAAGCCCCTGTTCGATCCGCTGCGCATCACCAAGATCCTCACGCCCGGCGTCAGTCCCAATGGGCGACGCAGTCGCGTTCTGAAACACTGTCACGCCACCACCGTGAAGGTCCGCCTGAAGACAGGCGCCCGCTGGACTCTGCCCACCATCGGGAATGCCGCGAAACTGCTCCGCAAGCCCCCCATTCTCGTGCATTTTCGGAATGAGCACGAGATGCGATTGGCCTACTCTTTGATCTACGATGTCTTTCGAT ATAAGGTTGTCCTCTCTAATGCCTTGAACGATGTCTGTTTCTTTGAGCAGCACAGTCAG TACCTCGAGGACGAGCAGCGTATATGGTTAATGCTCTTCGAGCTCCACGATCGCCAGTTCAAGGGCCGCAATTCCGAAGAGCAAGAGCTTCAGGCGAGCCTCTACAAGGAGGCAGAGGTCACAG ATCTGGCGGGCGTGCTCTGGCAGCATCGTATACGACTGGCCGCCTCATTTTCCCGCATGAGAATAAAGGTGGGCGCCCTCCGCCTCTCGCAGCTACTCCCGATTCATCTGCAGAACGAAAAGGTGGCCATAGCAGCAGCCAATCCAGTGGTCACCGGCTGGATCAATCCCTTTCTGGTGCG CACCAAAGTGGAGGCGGATAGGATCCTTACGGAAATGGGCTTCACTGTCCATGGGCCGGACGATGAGCAGCCGCTGCTGGAGCAGCACTGCAAGTGGGACAACATCTGTCCGCTGGTCATCTCCTGCATACCCAAGGACCGCAGCGAGTTCACAAAGTCGGATCTGATGACCAAACATTACTTCATCATGCAG GACAAAAACTTCACCTTTGGCCCTGCCATTATGTCCAAAATGATGGATTATTTCGAGCTGGATGGCGACATCCTGCAGACGCATATTGGGTCGCCACGCTCCACCGCCTACTTGGCGGCCCTCTTCTACTCCATTAACCGCGTGAATAACTTCTACGTGTACGGAGCGGGGACCAATCTGAAGGACTATCGACGCTACATGGAGTCCATTGGCGTGAACAATATACGACTCTTTGGCGACGCCTTCACCTCCTTTCCGATGGAGTCCAATCGATTCCGCACTGTCGTGGGCATCTTCGCCACGCCCCCGAACTCTTTTAGTGCCATCTCGGATCCCATAGATCTGATCTGTTCGCGGGGCGGAGATCTCAGCATGCTGGAGGTCCTCACCGAGTCGGAGGTCAGCGACGAGGGGCGCACGCGAGTGGCCCTGATCCTGGAGGAGCAGCTGCTAACCCTCACCATGTCCATGTCGCGGCCGCAGGTGCAGTTCGTCCTCTACCAGACGCACTCCATTGTGAGCACCGAGAACGAGGACATGGTGGAGCACGTCATCGAGCTGATCAACAAGCTGGCCCTCGAGAAGCATCGCAATGCCTACAAAGAGGTGAAGCGGCTGGAGGCCCTGGCCGAGCTGGAGGCCGCCAACATCCCGGCGGCTGCCATGAGCAAGGATTCGCCCCGCAAAAAGGACAAACTGTCGGCCGAGGACAAGCGCAAGTCGCAGCCAGAACTGCCAGCCCCATCCTCTGCGCCGCCCCTGCCCCGTGTGGACAGCATCGATCTGATTGTCACCCCGGACATCGACGAGTTTGTCCAGGATACGGTGCCGGACATCTGCATCCATCAGGACAACTGCATCCGGCAGCAGACGACAGGCAGCTTCCTTTCCCTGGTGCGCCGCAAGAATCTCACGCATCTCAATGAGAAGTACCTCATCCGACGGGCCGAGCAGCGCGGCCTCTTCGGCAATCCCAAGAGCGACAAGGACAAGTCCAAGCCGAAGGCTGTGAAGCTGCAGGAGGTGGCCGAGCCTCCACAGCAGGACATGGGCTATGATCAGAGAGGATCTGCGTCGCACTCAAGTGCCCAACAGGTG TTCAAGATGGTGTCGTTGGAGAAGCTGAAACAATTGAGACTGATCCACCTGTGCATCGCCCTCACGTTTTTCACGAGCGGGGTGTGCATCAACCTTATCCAGCTGCTGATGCACCTCGTCATCAAGCCCTTCAACAAACGTCTCTTCCGCAAGCTGATGTACTATGCCTGCTACTCCCTCTACTCCC AACTGGTCTTTGTGGCGGATTGGTATGCCGGCAGTAAAATGAGCGTTTATATGGATGGGGATGACTACAAGAAGTACGCTGGCAAGGAGCACGTGCTGCTCATTATGAACCACAAGTACGAGATTGACTGGCTCAACGGTTGGATGATCTGCGACAAGCTGAATGTCCTCGGTAACTGCAAGGCCTACGCCAAGAAGCCCATCCGGTATGTGCCCATCATAGGCTGGGGCTGGTGGCTGGCCGAATTTGTCTTCCTCAATCGCAACTTCGACCAGGACAAGACCATCATTACGGAGCAGCTGAAGGTGGTGTTCtcctatcccgatcccacctgGCTGCTACTCAATGCCGAAGGCACACGCTTCACACCCGCCAAGCACGAGGCTTCCGTCAAGTTTGCCCAGGAACGTGGCATGGCAGTGCTCAAGCACCATCTGATTCCGCGCACCAAGGGATTCACCGCCAGCTTGGCTCCCATTCGTGGCCTCTGTCCGGTTATCTATGACATCAACCTGGCCTACAGGCCAACAGATACG ACCCCTTCCACAATGCTGTCGCTGCTGAACGGAAAGAGCGTGGAGCCCCACATGCTGATGAGACGTATCCCGCTGGAGCAGGTGCCGGAAGACGAGAAGGAGGCCGCCAAGTGGCTGCAGGATCTGTTTGTAGAGAAAGACCGCATTATCGACAGCTTCCTCGAGACGGGCAGCTTCTTCAAGACCTCGGGCGTGAAGGAGGTTCCGGTGTACGTGAAAAAGCCTCGGCTAAGCTCGCTACTGAATTTCTTCGCCTGGGCGATATTCTCGATGTCCCTCATCTTCTCATATCTGATCAATTCCTTGCTGGCTGCCAACTGGACGGCCTTCATCACCTCGCTCTCCATCCTAGGACTCT TCTATTGGCTCATGGGACAGGCCATCAAGAAGACACAGATTAGCAAGGCTTCAAACTATGGATCAGCTGCAGCCGCAAAAGCGagcacaaaataa